Proteins found in one Lycium ferocissimum isolate CSIRO_LF1 chromosome 6, AGI_CSIRO_Lferr_CH_V1, whole genome shotgun sequence genomic segment:
- the LOC132060078 gene encoding histone acetyltransferase HAC1-like isoform X2, whose protein sequence is MNFQHMSGQISGQGPNQSGTSLPGLPQQNGNPIPMQMQNPGVHRTMPNMESEVLKARKFISRKIYEYLMRRQQQQAQEMQPQRVMDLVKRLEESLFKSASTKEEYMDPSTLERRLLAVIKHLPRNNHNQQISHINSSASIGTMIPTPGMPRNLNSSLIGTSSVDSSVTAGSTITSSAVNSGSFLPTTNFPSGSPLANGYQQSTSNFSINSGGNNLVPSMGGQRITSQMIPTPGFSNSDNSNNNISAQSYINLESSNGGAAFSGVDSTTVSQPLQQKQHISGQNSRILHTLGSHMGGGIRSGLQNRSYGQSAAPLNGGLGMIGNNSQHNGPGASEGYTSATMYGNSPKSLPQHFDPHQRPSMQGDTYGISNTETSVSGNLYTPVSSAGTVISNQSSSAVAIQSMSKINSSLMSNKSNLTASQQMPNAKVEPIDQSEKMKFQSQHYKGDDHLSSHQPQQYQQQPQQFQHQHQFAQHLSQQKLHSQQQQLLSRSNAFGAQLPSNPGTQVKSEPENHDEALHAQISAENLQSSDMQNQFQQNTVGDQPKVLQGEWYPKSQDGSHIPGRFFEPNAQEELRQRTSTQEEAQPNNLSTEGFLASQSVANRAVETNNSSSAMRRSGNVPRERQYLNQQRWLLFLIHARRCSAPEGKCPENNCIHAQKLLRHMERCSKFDCRYPRCPETKVLINHYRQCKTETCPVCIPVKKFMQAQQKVFARPGYISGIANSLNGACRTYDAVETASKLTGKLSPAAVKTPEDLQPSLKRMKIEPSSQPLILKTENLVPVSACESNIIQDAQPVEQNDAVALKSEVPEVKMEALANAVQVSPGSTDIAKDNLDDTYTQRPAGDSLASSTPGCLVKQENVNTEKDIDQPKQENTSAPSESTTGSKSGKPKIKGVSMMELFTPEQVREHIKGLRQWIGQSKAKAEKNQAMEHSMSENSCQLCAVEKLTFEPPPIYCTPCGARIKRNAMYYTIGAGDTRHYFCIPCYNEARGDTIAVDGTTIPKARMEKKRNDEETEEWWVQCDRCEAWQHQICALFNGRRNDGGQAEYTCPNCYIAEVERGERKPLPQSAVLGAKDLPQTKLSDHIEDRLVERLKEEREERARREGKGYDEVPGVEGLVVRVVSSVDKKLEVKPRFLDIFQEENYPLEFSYKSKVLLLFQRIEGVEVCLFGMYVQEFGSECAQPNHRRVYLSYLDSVKYFRPEIRAVSGEALRTFVYHEILIGYLDYCKKRGFTSCYIWACPPLKGEDYILYCHPEIQKTPKSDKLREWYLSMLRKAKKEKIVAELTNLYDHFFISSGECKAKVTAARLPYFDGDYWPGAAEDMIYQLQQEEDGRKQHKRGIIKKNMTKRSLKASGQSDLSGNASKDVLLMHKLGETISPMKEDFIMVHLQHACTHCCVLMVSGNRWECKLCKNFQLCDKCYEIEQKLEDRERHPINQKDKHPLYPSEIKEVPHDTEDEDEILESEFFDTRQAFLSLCQGNHYQYDTLRRAKHSSMMVLYHLHNPTAPAFVTTCNICHLDIEAGQGWRCEVCADYDVCNACYQKDGGVDHPHKLTNHPSLAERDAQNKEARQLRVLQLRKMLDLLVHASQCRFSHCQYPNCRKVKGLFRHGIQCKIRVSGGCVLCKRMWYLLQLHARACKESECSVPRCRDLKEHLRRMQQQSDSRRRAAVMEMMRQRAAEVASGSG, encoded by the exons atgaatttccaGCACATGTCAGGGCAGATTTCAGGGCAGGGTCCAAATCAAAGTGGCACTTCTTTGCCTGGGCTACCCcagcagaatggaaatcctattCCTATGCAGATGCAAAATCCAGGTGTCCACCGTACTATGCCCAATATGGAGTCTGAGGTCTTGAAAGCTCGCAAATTTATTTCACGGAAGAT CTATGAGTATCTCATGCGGCGGCAGCAGCAGCAAGCCCAGGAGATGCAACCACAGAGGGTTATGGATCTAGTTAAACGCCTGGAGGAGAGCTTGTTCAAGAGTGCTTCAACAAAG GAGGAGTATATGGATCCATCGACTCTGGAGAGACGATTACTTGCCGTGATTAAACACCTTCCTCGGAATAATCATAACCAACAAATCTCCCACATTAATTCATCCGCCTCCATTGGTACAATGATACCAACTCCAGGCATGCCCCGAAATTTGAATTCGTCCCTTATTGGGACATCATCTGTCGACAGTTCCGTGACTGCCGGAAGTACTATTACATCCTCTGCAGTTAACTCTGGAAGCTTCTTACCGACGACCAATTTCCCCTCTGGCA GCCCCTTGGCAAATGGATATCAGCAGTCTACATCCAATTTCTCGATCAATTCTGGTGGGAACAACCTGGTACCATCCATGGGTGGACAAAGAATAACAAGCCAAATGATTCCCACTCCTGGGTTTAGTAATAGTGATAATTCCAATAATAATATCAGTGCACAATCTTACATCAATTTGGAATCATCTAATGGTGGTGCTGCCTTCTCTGGCGTTGATTCCACAACCGTGTCGCAGCCTCTACAACAAAAGCAGCATATTTCTGGTCAAAACAGCCGTATACTGCATACACTTGGCAGCCATATGGGTGGTGGAATCAGGTCAGGATTGCAGAATAGATCATATGGACAGTCAGCTGCGCCTCTGAATGGGGGGCTTGGAATGATTGGGAACAATTCGCAGCATAATGGTCCTGGAGCCTCAGAGGGCTATACATCAGCGACCATGTATGGAAACTCTCCAAAGTCGTTACCTCAACATTTTGATCCACATCAGCGACCATCAATGCAAG GTGATACATATGGTATTAGTAACACTGAAACTTCAGTGTCTGGAAACTTGTATACTCCTGTGTCTTCTGCAGGGACAGTCATCAGTAATCAGAGCTCGAGTGCTGTAGCCATACAGTCCATGTCCAAAATAAACTCCTCTTTGATGAGCAATAAGTCAAACTTGACTGCCTCTCAGCAGATGCCAAATGCAAAGGTTGAACCCATCGATCAATCGGAGAAGATGAAATTTCAGTCCCAGCATTATAAGGGAGATGACCATTTATCTTCTCATCAGCCTCAACAATATCAACAGCAGCCTCAACAATTTCAGCATCAACATCAATTTGCTCAGCATTTATCCCAACAGAAGCTACATAGTCAGCAGCAACAACTTTTGTCAAGGAGCAATGCTTTTGGAGCTCAGCTGCCATCTAATCCTGGTACTCAAGTAAAATCTGAGCCCGAAAATCATGATGAAGCCCTGCACGCTCAGATCTCTGCTGAGAATTTACAGTCCTCTGATATGCAAAATCAGTTTCAACAGAATACCGTTGGAGACCAACCTAAAG TATTGCAGGGCGAATGGTATCCAAAATCTCAAGATGGGTCTCACATACCAGGTAGATTCTTTGAACCCAATGCACAAGAGGAATTGCGTCAGAGAACTTCCACGCAAGAGGAAGCTCAGCCCAATAATTTATCTACAGAGGGATTTTTGGCCAGTCAATCTGTTGCTAATAGAGCAGTTGAAACCAATAATTCAAGCAGTGCTATGCGCAGATCTGGTAACGTTCCTCGTGAACGTCAGTATCTTAATCAGCAGAGGTGGCTGTTGTTTTTGATTCATGCGCGTCGATGTTCTGCTCCTGAAGGAAAATGTCCCGAAAACAATTGCATACATGCACAAAAACTATTGAGGCATATGGAAAGATGCAGTAAATTTGATTGTCGGTATCCTCGGTGCCCTGAAACAAAggttttaattaatcattacaGGCAGTGCAAGACTGAAACCTGTCCCGTTTGCATTCCTGTCAAGAAATTTATGCAGGCACAGCAAAAAGTGTTTGCTCGTCCTGGCTATATTTCTGGTATTGCAAATTCCCTCAATGGTGCTTGTAGAACCTATGATGCTGTTGAAACTGCTTCTAAGTTGACTGGCAAGCTGAGTCCGGCGGCAGTTAAAACTCCAGAAGATTTGCAGCCTTCTCTTAAACGCATGAAGATAGAGCCATCTTCTCAACCTCTCATCTTAAAAACTGAAAATCTTGTGCCAGTTTCGGCCTGTGAGTCTAATATAATCCAAGATGCTCAGCCTGTTGAACAGAATGATGCTGTGGCACTGAAGAGTGAAGTCCCTGAAGTAAAAATGGAAGCTCTTGCAAATGCTGTGCAAGTTAGTCCTGGGAGTACAGATATAGCAAAGGATAATTTGGATGATACATACACTCAAAGGCCTGCTGGTGATTCCCTTGCATCAAGTACTCCAGGTTGTCTTGTGAAGCAGGAAAATGTTAATACTGAGAAGGACATAGATCAGCCTAAACAGGAAAATACATCAGCGCCTTCTGAAAGTACAACTGGATCCAAATCTGGGAAGCCTAAAATAAAGGGTGTCTCGATGATGGAACTTTTCACCCCAGAGCAGGTCCGGGAACACATTAAAGGTCTGAGACAATGGATAGGCCAG AGCAAAGCGAAGGcagaaaaaaatcaagcaatggaGCATTCTATGAGTGAAAATTCTTGTCAGTTATGTGCAGTTGAGAAGCTAACTTTTGAACCTCCACCCATATATTGTACTCCATGTGGTGCTCGTATTAAACGTAATGCGATGTATTATACCATTGGAGCTGGTGATACACGACACTACTTCTGCATTCCATGCTATAATGAGGCCCGTGGAGACACAATCGCTGTTGATGGAACCACCATTCCAAAGGCGaggatggagaaaaagagaaatgatGAGGAGACTGAAGAATGG TGGGTGCAATGTGATAGGTGTGAAGCTTGGCAACATCAGATTTGCGCTTTATTTAATGGTAGAAGGAATGATGGTGGGCAAGCAGAATATACATGTCCCAATTGCTACATAGCAGAAGTTGAAAGAGGTGAGCGCAAGCCCTTACCACAAAGCGCTGTTCTTGGAGCAAAAGATCTGCCTCAAACAAAACTCAGTGATCACATTGAGGATCGATTGGTTGAGCGTTTGAAGGAGGAACGGGAAGAAAGAGCAAGGCGTGAAGGAAAAGGTTATGATGAG GTTCCTGGAGTGGAAGGACTTGTTGTAAGAGTTGTGTCATCAGTAGACAAAAAGTTAGAAGTGAAACCACGGTTTCTTGATATATTTCAGGAAGAGAACTATCCGCTGGAGTTCTCGTATAAATCAAAG GTGTTATTGTTATTTCAGAGAATTGAAGGTGTGGAAGTGTGCCTCTTTGGCATGTATGTTCAGGAATTTGGATCTGAATGCGCACAGCCAAATCATCGCCGTGTTTATCTCTCGTATCTAGATTCTGTTAAATATTTCAGGCCAGAGATCAGAGCAGTTTCTGGAGAGGCTCTCCGCACATTTGTGTACCATGAAATTTTG ATTGGATATCTAGATTATTGCAAAAAGCGTGGTTTCACGAGTTGTTATATTTGGGCTTGTCCTCCATTGAAGGGTGAagattatatattatattgccatCCCGAAATTCAGAAGACCCCAAAATCTGACAAACTCAGGGAGTG GTATTTATCAATGTTAAGAAAagctaagaaagaaaagatagtTGCTGAGCTCACTAATTTATATGACCATTTCTTTATATCCTCGGGCGAATGTAAAGCTAAAGTTACTGCAGCTCGCCTGCCTTATTTTGATGGGGACTATTGGCCTGGTGCTGCAGAGGACATGATTTACCAACTACAGCAGGAAGAGGATGGGAGAAAGCAGCATAAGAGGGGCATTATAAAGAAGAACATGACAAAAAGATCTCTAAAAGCATCTGGTCAATCTGATCTTTCTGGGAATGCATCTAAGGATGTGCTTCTAATGCACAAA CTTGGTGAAACAATTTCTCCAATGAAGGAGGATTTTATTATGGTTCATTTACAGCATGCATGCACCCATTGTTGCGTTCTAATGGTTTCTGGAAATCGTTGGGAGTGCAAGCTATGCAAGAACTTTCAGCTCTGTGACAA GTGCTATGAAATTGAGCAAAAACTTGAAGATAGAGAAAGACATCCTATTAATCAAAAGGACAAGCACCCACTTTATCCA AGTGAAATCAAGGAGGTACCTCATGacaccgaggatgaagatgaaatACTCGAGAGTGAGTTTTTTGATACAAGACAGGCATTTTTGAGCCTTTGTCAGGGAAATCATTACCAATATGATACCCTGAGGCGTGCTAAACATTCCTCAATGATGGTCCTTTACCACCTTCATAATCCCACTGCACCAGCATTCGTGACGACGTGCAACATTTGTCACCTTGATATAGAAGCTGGTCAAGGTTGGCGATGTGAAGTTTGTGCAGATTATGATGTGTGCAACGCTTGTTATCAAAAAGATGGTGGAGTTGATCATCCTCATAAGTTGACTAATCATCCATCCTTGGCCGAGCGTGATGCACAGAATAAAGAAGCTAGGCAACTACGAGTTTTGCAG CTAAGGAAGATGCTTGACCTTCTGGTGCATGCTTCTCAGTGCCGCTTTTCCCATTGTCAATATCCAAACTGTCGCAAAGTTAAGGGCCTTTTCCGCCATGGTATACAATGTAAAATACGAGTTTCAGGAGGTTGTGTTCTCTGTAAGAGGATGTGGTATCTCCTTCAGCTGCATGCTCGTGCATGCAAGGAATCTGAATGCAGTGTTCCCCGTTGCAG AGATTTGAAAGAACATCTGCGGAGAATGCAGCAGCAGTCTGATTCTCGGCGGAGGGCTGCTGTCATGGAGATGATGAGGCAGCGCGCAGCAGAGGTTGCGAGTGGTTCTGGTTGA
- the LOC132060078 gene encoding histone acetyltransferase HAC1-like isoform X1: MNFQHMSGQISGQGPNQSGTSLPGLPQQNGNPIPMQMQNPGVHRTMPNMESEVLKARKFISRKIYEYLMRRQQQQAQEMQPQRVMDLVKRLEESLFKSASTKEEYMDPSTLERRLLAVIKHLPRNNHNQQISHINSSASIGTMIPTPGMPRNLNSSLIGTSSVDSSVTAGSTITSSAVNSGSFLPTTNFPSGSMHGPLANGYQQSTSNFSINSGGNNLVPSMGGQRITSQMIPTPGFSNSDNSNNNISAQSYINLESSNGGAAFSGVDSTTVSQPLQQKQHISGQNSRILHTLGSHMGGGIRSGLQNRSYGQSAAPLNGGLGMIGNNSQHNGPGASEGYTSATMYGNSPKSLPQHFDPHQRPSMQGDTYGISNTETSVSGNLYTPVSSAGTVISNQSSSAVAIQSMSKINSSLMSNKSNLTASQQMPNAKVEPIDQSEKMKFQSQHYKGDDHLSSHQPQQYQQQPQQFQHQHQFAQHLSQQKLHSQQQQLLSRSNAFGAQLPSNPGTQVKSEPENHDEALHAQISAENLQSSDMQNQFQQNTVGDQPKVLQGEWYPKSQDGSHIPGRFFEPNAQEELRQRTSTQEEAQPNNLSTEGFLASQSVANRAVETNNSSSAMRRSGNVPRERQYLNQQRWLLFLIHARRCSAPEGKCPENNCIHAQKLLRHMERCSKFDCRYPRCPETKVLINHYRQCKTETCPVCIPVKKFMQAQQKVFARPGYISGIANSLNGACRTYDAVETASKLTGKLSPAAVKTPEDLQPSLKRMKIEPSSQPLILKTENLVPVSACESNIIQDAQPVEQNDAVALKSEVPEVKMEALANAVQVSPGSTDIAKDNLDDTYTQRPAGDSLASSTPGCLVKQENVNTEKDIDQPKQENTSAPSESTTGSKSGKPKIKGVSMMELFTPEQVREHIKGLRQWIGQSKAKAEKNQAMEHSMSENSCQLCAVEKLTFEPPPIYCTPCGARIKRNAMYYTIGAGDTRHYFCIPCYNEARGDTIAVDGTTIPKARMEKKRNDEETEEWWVQCDRCEAWQHQICALFNGRRNDGGQAEYTCPNCYIAEVERGERKPLPQSAVLGAKDLPQTKLSDHIEDRLVERLKEEREERARREGKGYDEVPGVEGLVVRVVSSVDKKLEVKPRFLDIFQEENYPLEFSYKSKVLLLFQRIEGVEVCLFGMYVQEFGSECAQPNHRRVYLSYLDSVKYFRPEIRAVSGEALRTFVYHEILIGYLDYCKKRGFTSCYIWACPPLKGEDYILYCHPEIQKTPKSDKLREWYLSMLRKAKKEKIVAELTNLYDHFFISSGECKAKVTAARLPYFDGDYWPGAAEDMIYQLQQEEDGRKQHKRGIIKKNMTKRSLKASGQSDLSGNASKDVLLMHKLGETISPMKEDFIMVHLQHACTHCCVLMVSGNRWECKLCKNFQLCDKCYEIEQKLEDRERHPINQKDKHPLYPSEIKEVPHDTEDEDEILESEFFDTRQAFLSLCQGNHYQYDTLRRAKHSSMMVLYHLHNPTAPAFVTTCNICHLDIEAGQGWRCEVCADYDVCNACYQKDGGVDHPHKLTNHPSLAERDAQNKEARQLRVLQLRKMLDLLVHASQCRFSHCQYPNCRKVKGLFRHGIQCKIRVSGGCVLCKRMWYLLQLHARACKESECSVPRCRDLKEHLRRMQQQSDSRRRAAVMEMMRQRAAEVASGSG, encoded by the exons atgaatttccaGCACATGTCAGGGCAGATTTCAGGGCAGGGTCCAAATCAAAGTGGCACTTCTTTGCCTGGGCTACCCcagcagaatggaaatcctattCCTATGCAGATGCAAAATCCAGGTGTCCACCGTACTATGCCCAATATGGAGTCTGAGGTCTTGAAAGCTCGCAAATTTATTTCACGGAAGAT CTATGAGTATCTCATGCGGCGGCAGCAGCAGCAAGCCCAGGAGATGCAACCACAGAGGGTTATGGATCTAGTTAAACGCCTGGAGGAGAGCTTGTTCAAGAGTGCTTCAACAAAG GAGGAGTATATGGATCCATCGACTCTGGAGAGACGATTACTTGCCGTGATTAAACACCTTCCTCGGAATAATCATAACCAACAAATCTCCCACATTAATTCATCCGCCTCCATTGGTACAATGATACCAACTCCAGGCATGCCCCGAAATTTGAATTCGTCCCTTATTGGGACATCATCTGTCGACAGTTCCGTGACTGCCGGAAGTACTATTACATCCTCTGCAGTTAACTCTGGAAGCTTCTTACCGACGACCAATTTCCCCTCTGGCAGTATGCATG GCCCCTTGGCAAATGGATATCAGCAGTCTACATCCAATTTCTCGATCAATTCTGGTGGGAACAACCTGGTACCATCCATGGGTGGACAAAGAATAACAAGCCAAATGATTCCCACTCCTGGGTTTAGTAATAGTGATAATTCCAATAATAATATCAGTGCACAATCTTACATCAATTTGGAATCATCTAATGGTGGTGCTGCCTTCTCTGGCGTTGATTCCACAACCGTGTCGCAGCCTCTACAACAAAAGCAGCATATTTCTGGTCAAAACAGCCGTATACTGCATACACTTGGCAGCCATATGGGTGGTGGAATCAGGTCAGGATTGCAGAATAGATCATATGGACAGTCAGCTGCGCCTCTGAATGGGGGGCTTGGAATGATTGGGAACAATTCGCAGCATAATGGTCCTGGAGCCTCAGAGGGCTATACATCAGCGACCATGTATGGAAACTCTCCAAAGTCGTTACCTCAACATTTTGATCCACATCAGCGACCATCAATGCAAG GTGATACATATGGTATTAGTAACACTGAAACTTCAGTGTCTGGAAACTTGTATACTCCTGTGTCTTCTGCAGGGACAGTCATCAGTAATCAGAGCTCGAGTGCTGTAGCCATACAGTCCATGTCCAAAATAAACTCCTCTTTGATGAGCAATAAGTCAAACTTGACTGCCTCTCAGCAGATGCCAAATGCAAAGGTTGAACCCATCGATCAATCGGAGAAGATGAAATTTCAGTCCCAGCATTATAAGGGAGATGACCATTTATCTTCTCATCAGCCTCAACAATATCAACAGCAGCCTCAACAATTTCAGCATCAACATCAATTTGCTCAGCATTTATCCCAACAGAAGCTACATAGTCAGCAGCAACAACTTTTGTCAAGGAGCAATGCTTTTGGAGCTCAGCTGCCATCTAATCCTGGTACTCAAGTAAAATCTGAGCCCGAAAATCATGATGAAGCCCTGCACGCTCAGATCTCTGCTGAGAATTTACAGTCCTCTGATATGCAAAATCAGTTTCAACAGAATACCGTTGGAGACCAACCTAAAG TATTGCAGGGCGAATGGTATCCAAAATCTCAAGATGGGTCTCACATACCAGGTAGATTCTTTGAACCCAATGCACAAGAGGAATTGCGTCAGAGAACTTCCACGCAAGAGGAAGCTCAGCCCAATAATTTATCTACAGAGGGATTTTTGGCCAGTCAATCTGTTGCTAATAGAGCAGTTGAAACCAATAATTCAAGCAGTGCTATGCGCAGATCTGGTAACGTTCCTCGTGAACGTCAGTATCTTAATCAGCAGAGGTGGCTGTTGTTTTTGATTCATGCGCGTCGATGTTCTGCTCCTGAAGGAAAATGTCCCGAAAACAATTGCATACATGCACAAAAACTATTGAGGCATATGGAAAGATGCAGTAAATTTGATTGTCGGTATCCTCGGTGCCCTGAAACAAAggttttaattaatcattacaGGCAGTGCAAGACTGAAACCTGTCCCGTTTGCATTCCTGTCAAGAAATTTATGCAGGCACAGCAAAAAGTGTTTGCTCGTCCTGGCTATATTTCTGGTATTGCAAATTCCCTCAATGGTGCTTGTAGAACCTATGATGCTGTTGAAACTGCTTCTAAGTTGACTGGCAAGCTGAGTCCGGCGGCAGTTAAAACTCCAGAAGATTTGCAGCCTTCTCTTAAACGCATGAAGATAGAGCCATCTTCTCAACCTCTCATCTTAAAAACTGAAAATCTTGTGCCAGTTTCGGCCTGTGAGTCTAATATAATCCAAGATGCTCAGCCTGTTGAACAGAATGATGCTGTGGCACTGAAGAGTGAAGTCCCTGAAGTAAAAATGGAAGCTCTTGCAAATGCTGTGCAAGTTAGTCCTGGGAGTACAGATATAGCAAAGGATAATTTGGATGATACATACACTCAAAGGCCTGCTGGTGATTCCCTTGCATCAAGTACTCCAGGTTGTCTTGTGAAGCAGGAAAATGTTAATACTGAGAAGGACATAGATCAGCCTAAACAGGAAAATACATCAGCGCCTTCTGAAAGTACAACTGGATCCAAATCTGGGAAGCCTAAAATAAAGGGTGTCTCGATGATGGAACTTTTCACCCCAGAGCAGGTCCGGGAACACATTAAAGGTCTGAGACAATGGATAGGCCAG AGCAAAGCGAAGGcagaaaaaaatcaagcaatggaGCATTCTATGAGTGAAAATTCTTGTCAGTTATGTGCAGTTGAGAAGCTAACTTTTGAACCTCCACCCATATATTGTACTCCATGTGGTGCTCGTATTAAACGTAATGCGATGTATTATACCATTGGAGCTGGTGATACACGACACTACTTCTGCATTCCATGCTATAATGAGGCCCGTGGAGACACAATCGCTGTTGATGGAACCACCATTCCAAAGGCGaggatggagaaaaagagaaatgatGAGGAGACTGAAGAATGG TGGGTGCAATGTGATAGGTGTGAAGCTTGGCAACATCAGATTTGCGCTTTATTTAATGGTAGAAGGAATGATGGTGGGCAAGCAGAATATACATGTCCCAATTGCTACATAGCAGAAGTTGAAAGAGGTGAGCGCAAGCCCTTACCACAAAGCGCTGTTCTTGGAGCAAAAGATCTGCCTCAAACAAAACTCAGTGATCACATTGAGGATCGATTGGTTGAGCGTTTGAAGGAGGAACGGGAAGAAAGAGCAAGGCGTGAAGGAAAAGGTTATGATGAG GTTCCTGGAGTGGAAGGACTTGTTGTAAGAGTTGTGTCATCAGTAGACAAAAAGTTAGAAGTGAAACCACGGTTTCTTGATATATTTCAGGAAGAGAACTATCCGCTGGAGTTCTCGTATAAATCAAAG GTGTTATTGTTATTTCAGAGAATTGAAGGTGTGGAAGTGTGCCTCTTTGGCATGTATGTTCAGGAATTTGGATCTGAATGCGCACAGCCAAATCATCGCCGTGTTTATCTCTCGTATCTAGATTCTGTTAAATATTTCAGGCCAGAGATCAGAGCAGTTTCTGGAGAGGCTCTCCGCACATTTGTGTACCATGAAATTTTG ATTGGATATCTAGATTATTGCAAAAAGCGTGGTTTCACGAGTTGTTATATTTGGGCTTGTCCTCCATTGAAGGGTGAagattatatattatattgccatCCCGAAATTCAGAAGACCCCAAAATCTGACAAACTCAGGGAGTG GTATTTATCAATGTTAAGAAAagctaagaaagaaaagatagtTGCTGAGCTCACTAATTTATATGACCATTTCTTTATATCCTCGGGCGAATGTAAAGCTAAAGTTACTGCAGCTCGCCTGCCTTATTTTGATGGGGACTATTGGCCTGGTGCTGCAGAGGACATGATTTACCAACTACAGCAGGAAGAGGATGGGAGAAAGCAGCATAAGAGGGGCATTATAAAGAAGAACATGACAAAAAGATCTCTAAAAGCATCTGGTCAATCTGATCTTTCTGGGAATGCATCTAAGGATGTGCTTCTAATGCACAAA CTTGGTGAAACAATTTCTCCAATGAAGGAGGATTTTATTATGGTTCATTTACAGCATGCATGCACCCATTGTTGCGTTCTAATGGTTTCTGGAAATCGTTGGGAGTGCAAGCTATGCAAGAACTTTCAGCTCTGTGACAA GTGCTATGAAATTGAGCAAAAACTTGAAGATAGAGAAAGACATCCTATTAATCAAAAGGACAAGCACCCACTTTATCCA AGTGAAATCAAGGAGGTACCTCATGacaccgaggatgaagatgaaatACTCGAGAGTGAGTTTTTTGATACAAGACAGGCATTTTTGAGCCTTTGTCAGGGAAATCATTACCAATATGATACCCTGAGGCGTGCTAAACATTCCTCAATGATGGTCCTTTACCACCTTCATAATCCCACTGCACCAGCATTCGTGACGACGTGCAACATTTGTCACCTTGATATAGAAGCTGGTCAAGGTTGGCGATGTGAAGTTTGTGCAGATTATGATGTGTGCAACGCTTGTTATCAAAAAGATGGTGGAGTTGATCATCCTCATAAGTTGACTAATCATCCATCCTTGGCCGAGCGTGATGCACAGAATAAAGAAGCTAGGCAACTACGAGTTTTGCAG CTAAGGAAGATGCTTGACCTTCTGGTGCATGCTTCTCAGTGCCGCTTTTCCCATTGTCAATATCCAAACTGTCGCAAAGTTAAGGGCCTTTTCCGCCATGGTATACAATGTAAAATACGAGTTTCAGGAGGTTGTGTTCTCTGTAAGAGGATGTGGTATCTCCTTCAGCTGCATGCTCGTGCATGCAAGGAATCTGAATGCAGTGTTCCCCGTTGCAG AGATTTGAAAGAACATCTGCGGAGAATGCAGCAGCAGTCTGATTCTCGGCGGAGGGCTGCTGTCATGGAGATGATGAGGCAGCGCGCAGCAGAGGTTGCGAGTGGTTCTGGTTGA